In one Chitinophaga sancti genomic region, the following are encoded:
- a CDS encoding heavy-metal-associated domain-containing protein, whose protein sequence is MKKIFSLLVLMITFLGASKVFAQTVKTETFKVYGNCNMCKKRIEKAVVADGITKADWNVDTKVMTVSYDPTKISNDAIQKKVAGAGHDTEKEKASDSIYAKLPGCCRYDRNGGAIAPTHDHHR, encoded by the coding sequence ATGAAAAAGATATTCTCTCTCCTGGTACTAATGATCACCTTCTTGGGTGCTTCCAAAGTATTCGCACAAACTGTGAAGACAGAAACTTTCAAGGTGTATGGCAATTGTAATATGTGCAAGAAAAGAATTGAAAAAGCGGTAGTGGCTGATGGTATCACTAAAGCAGACTGGAATGTGGATACAAAAGTAATGACTGTTTCCTATGATCCCACAAAGATCAGCAATGATGCCATTCAGAAGAAGGTTGCCGGAGCCGGCCATGATACGGAAAAAGAGAAAGCCTCTGATTCCATATACGCCAAACTGCCAGGTTGCTGTCGATATGATCGCAACGGCGGAGCAATAGCTCCTACCCATGATCACCACAGATAA
- a CDS encoding AAA family ATPase: MEKISIQNFAGIKEMDFEFKSINILIGPQGSGKSVTVKLHYFFVSFFQELVGNLLLGGTKKDLDSNQKDKFYQFFPRNTWPEGQFRIDYYFNEFHLYVERLDNQIKFDYSDKLKKAIAKIRKQHLDFLKLEDLTSLNPLKRRQQSRRNIRHLVSNEIGDELDIIQYFIPAGRSFFANISANIFTIISDNKQSFDPFLIGFGADYEQLKKWYKDGLIENEDIAVDKLISEILNGDYIVEKDEDYLVHADKRKIPLSKASSGQQETLPLVVLLRVLSYNIDAVERTIIYIEEPEAHLFPDAQNAFVRLLARVFNYEDLNFKIFVTTHSPYLLSSFNNLLEAGRLSEIKPEKAKQISKIVPEEEQLLPGLLTAYSISNGKMENLVDPETNLIKQTVLDNISNDIAIKFGKLLDIEF, from the coding sequence ATGGAAAAGATTAGTATTCAAAATTTTGCGGGGATTAAGGAGATGGACTTTGAGTTTAAGTCTATTAATATTCTTATTGGTCCACAAGGAAGTGGGAAGAGTGTGACGGTGAAGCTGCATTATTTTTTCGTGAGTTTCTTTCAGGAACTGGTTGGTAATCTATTGTTGGGTGGTACGAAGAAAGACCTGGATAGTAATCAAAAGGATAAGTTCTATCAATTTTTTCCCAGAAATACGTGGCCTGAAGGGCAATTTAGGATTGATTATTATTTTAATGAGTTTCATCTGTATGTAGAAAGACTGGATAATCAGATAAAATTTGACTATTCAGATAAATTAAAGAAGGCGATTGCTAAGATCAGAAAACAGCATTTAGATTTTTTGAAATTAGAAGATCTAACCAGTTTGAACCCTTTAAAGAGGCGGCAACAAAGCAGACGAAACATCCGACATTTAGTTTCGAATGAAATAGGGGATGAGTTGGATATAATCCAGTATTTTATCCCGGCAGGCAGGAGCTTCTTTGCAAATATTTCTGCGAATATATTTACCATCATTAGTGATAATAAACAATCTTTTGACCCTTTCCTTATTGGGTTTGGGGCTGATTATGAACAGCTGAAGAAATGGTATAAGGACGGGTTAATAGAAAATGAAGATATAGCTGTTGATAAACTCATTTCAGAGATATTAAATGGAGATTATATAGTAGAAAAAGATGAGGACTATTTGGTGCATGCAGATAAGCGAAAAATACCATTATCAAAAGCTTCATCCGGTCAACAGGAGACGTTGCCACTGGTTGTACTTTTGCGTGTATTAAGCTATAATATAGACGCGGTTGAAAGGACGATAATCTATATCGAGGAGCCGGAAGCCCATTTATTTCCCGATGCTCAAAATGCATTTGTACGCCTTCTTGCAAGGGTGTTTAATTATGAAGACCTCAACTTTAAAATATTTGTAACTACGCATAGTCCATACCTGTTATCATCATTTAATAACTTGTTAGAGGCCGGAAGGTTGAGTGAAATAAAACCTGAAAAGGCGAAGCAGATATCGAAAATCGTTCCTGAAGAAGAGCAACTTCTACCAGGGTTATTAACAGCATATTCTATAAGTAATGGTAAAATGGAAAATCTTGTAGATCCTGAAACTAACCTCATTAAACAAACAGTGTTAGATAACATTTCAAACGATATAGCAATAAAATTTGGAAAACTTTTAGATATTGAGTTTTGA
- a CDS encoding HYC_CC_PP family protein, with protein sequence MKKIVSLILAFLYVFSSTGATLHMHYCMGKLVDVKLWHVENKKCSKCVAVASKVCSKKCCKDAHKIVKLEKDQKAAENAFQFIQLDTVISPISLFKFPWRCAYSLAVEYPISNAPPRSSKVPPHILNSIFRI encoded by the coding sequence ATGAAAAAAATCGTTTCACTCATATTAGCTTTTCTATATGTATTTTCTTCTACAGGAGCTACATTGCATATGCATTACTGCATGGGAAAGCTGGTGGACGTAAAATTATGGCATGTCGAAAATAAGAAATGCAGCAAATGTGTGGCTGTTGCAAGTAAGGTATGCTCTAAAAAGTGCTGTAAAGATGCACATAAAATAGTGAAGCTGGAAAAAGACCAGAAAGCCGCTGAAAATGCTTTTCAATTCATCCAGTTAGATACCGTAATTTCCCCTATTTCACTCTTCAAATTTCCATGGAGGTGTGCCTATTCATTGGCTGTAGAATACCCCATTAGTAATGCACCGCCGCGAAGCAGTAAGGTGCCGCCACATATTTTAAATAGTATCTTCCGTATCTGA
- a CDS encoding glycoside hydrolase family 2 TIM barrel-domain containing protein: protein MKMIVKISLRQLFLAACLLTALTTFAQKAPKPAAIHLNQREIRFDDNWLFSKDSLKNDFRIVQLPHDWSIEDLPGQNDSTIIGPFYKYSPLKEQGAYTLGGTAWYQKSFTLPELQGHLLHIRFDGVYMNSDVWINGHHLGNHPYGYTPFTYNLTPYLLPAGKPNTITVKVKNEGLTSRWYTGSGIYRHVFLVNLPAEHLDVDNIAITSKFDATNATVCVNTAIPKDTKLHIRLLDASNIVIAESDSEPNKNTETNNSTTTLTIPNPQLWSPDLPYRYKTEISLIKNNTTLDQLIIPTGIREIKIDPKTGLLINGIHTLLKGANIHHDNGLLGAAAFDRAEERKIILLKQNGFNAIRTAHNPPSPKFLEVCDSLGMLVIDEAFDVWQQEKTPADYSRFFPNHHTSDLASMVRRDRNHPSVIIWSIGNEIPERIEFRGTLAAQDLIATIKSLDTTRPITAAFNNFRPGTTDKWEDADEALALLDIAGYNYMWDYYYLDKKRVKDRIMVGTATSAQNLQHAWNHVEGLNFIIGDFVWSGMDYLGEAGIGHSIYAEKDSLRLSWPWFNAWCGDLDITGEKKPQSYYRDIIWRRSPIEILVHTPDTVNEKTSFWGWPDELPRWSYPGHLKKPMKVRVFTRAKYVKLEQNGEVLATKETGQDLSATFEVLVKPGTIVANALDRNKQPVGVKFLVSTSEPAAIVLRADTNVIKADAESLSYINVEVMDKEGNVVPYADLPLQIKISGPATLAGAGSGAPNRMASFQQLKLTTFRGKGLIILRNNGHSGKIKVEVSGDQLKTGRITVKAK from the coding sequence ATGAAAATGATTGTCAAAATATCCCTTCGCCAACTATTCCTTGCGGCCTGTCTCCTGACAGCCCTCACCACTTTTGCACAAAAAGCACCTAAACCAGCAGCCATCCACCTCAACCAAAGGGAGATCCGCTTTGATGATAACTGGCTCTTCTCAAAAGACTCCCTGAAAAACGACTTCCGTATTGTTCAGCTACCGCACGACTGGAGTATTGAAGACCTCCCTGGCCAAAATGACAGCACCATCATCGGGCCTTTTTACAAATACAGCCCGCTAAAAGAACAAGGCGCCTATACACTCGGCGGTACCGCCTGGTACCAAAAATCCTTTACCCTTCCCGAGTTACAGGGCCACCTCCTCCATATCCGCTTTGATGGCGTCTACATGAACAGCGATGTCTGGATCAATGGACATCACCTGGGCAATCACCCCTATGGCTATACTCCTTTCACCTATAACCTGACCCCCTATCTTTTACCCGCAGGCAAACCCAACACCATTACCGTAAAGGTTAAAAATGAAGGGCTTACATCCCGCTGGTATACAGGTTCCGGCATCTACCGCCATGTATTCCTGGTCAATTTGCCAGCAGAACACCTGGATGTGGATAACATAGCGATCACTTCAAAATTTGATGCTACCAATGCAACCGTATGTGTCAACACCGCCATTCCGAAGGATACAAAACTCCATATTCGCCTGCTGGACGCCAGCAATATCGTCATTGCTGAATCTGACTCTGAACCCAACAAAAACACCGAAACTAACAACAGCACCACCACCCTCACCATCCCCAACCCCCAACTCTGGTCTCCCGACCTCCCATACCGCTACAAAACCGAAATCAGCCTCATTAAAAACAACACCACCCTCGACCAACTCATTATACCAACCGGCATCCGTGAGATCAAAATCGACCCTAAAACCGGCCTCCTCATAAACGGTATCCACACCCTCCTCAAAGGTGCCAACATCCACCACGACAACGGCCTCCTCGGCGCCGCCGCCTTCGACCGAGCCGAAGAACGAAAAATCATCCTCCTGAAACAAAACGGCTTCAACGCCATCCGCACCGCCCACAACCCTCCCTCTCCCAAATTCCTCGAAGTCTGTGACAGCCTCGGCATGCTCGTCATCGACGAAGCCTTCGACGTCTGGCAACAAGAAAAAACCCCTGCCGACTATTCCCGTTTCTTCCCCAACCACCACACCTCAGACCTCGCATCCATGGTGCGCCGTGACAGAAACCACCCCTCCGTTATTATCTGGAGCATCGGTAACGAAATCCCTGAAAGAATAGAATTCAGAGGTACCCTTGCCGCCCAGGACCTTATTGCCACCATCAAAAGTTTAGATACCACCCGCCCTATCACCGCCGCCTTCAACAATTTCCGCCCCGGTACCACCGATAAATGGGAAGACGCCGACGAAGCCCTTGCACTCCTGGACATAGCAGGATATAACTACATGTGGGATTATTACTACCTGGATAAAAAACGGGTAAAAGACAGGATCATGGTAGGCACCGCTACCAGTGCACAAAACTTACAACACGCCTGGAATCACGTCGAAGGACTGAACTTCATTATCGGAGACTTCGTATGGTCTGGCATGGATTACCTCGGAGAAGCAGGTATCGGCCATTCTATCTATGCCGAAAAAGATAGCCTGCGCCTTTCCTGGCCATGGTTCAACGCCTGGTGCGGTGATCTCGACATTACCGGTGAGAAGAAACCACAATCCTATTACAGGGATATAATTTGGAGAAGAAGCCCGATCGAAATACTGGTACATACTCCGGATACTGTCAATGAAAAAACCAGTTTCTGGGGATGGCCGGATGAATTGCCCCGCTGGTCATATCCCGGTCACCTGAAAAAACCAATGAAAGTAAGGGTGTTTACAAGAGCTAAATATGTGAAACTGGAACAGAACGGAGAAGTGTTGGCTACCAAAGAAACCGGTCAGGATCTGAGTGCAACTTTCGAAGTACTCGTGAAACCAGGAACGATCGTTGCTAATGCCTTAGACAGAAATAAGCAACCAGTAGGAGTGAAGTTCCTGGTATCTACCTCAGAACCCGCAGCAATTGTGTTACGCGCAGATACCAATGTAATCAAAGCCGATGCTGAATCACTGTCATATATAAACGTAGAGGTGATGGATAAGGAAGGAAATGTAGTACCTTATGCTGACCTGCCACTACAAATTAAAATCTCAGGACCCGCTACGCTGGCAGGAGCGGGGAGCGGAGCACCCAATCGCATGGCCAGTTTCCAACAATTAAAACTTACCACTTTCAGGGGAAAAGGCTTGATTATTCTAAGAAATAATGGTCATTCGGGAAAAATAAAAGTGGAAGTAAGCGGAGATCAGCTAAAAACAGGAAGGATCACTGTAAAAGCAAAATAA
- a CDS encoding YegP family protein, translating to MGKFVISKTKNGEFHFNLKAGNGEIILTSETYTQKINCEHGIESVRTNAPNDAHYDRKVATNGKHYFNLKATNGQVIGSSEMYESKQGMETGITAVKNNAPTASVEEKL from the coding sequence ATGGGAAAATTTGTTATCTCTAAAACCAAAAATGGCGAGTTCCATTTTAACCTCAAAGCTGGTAACGGCGAAATCATCCTCACCAGCGAAACCTACACACAAAAAATCAACTGCGAACATGGGATTGAATCAGTTAGAACCAATGCACCCAACGATGCACATTATGACAGGAAAGTAGCCACCAATGGAAAACACTATTTCAACCTGAAAGCCACAAACGGCCAGGTGATAGGCAGCAGTGAAATGTACGAATCAAAACAAGGTATGGAAACAGGAATCACTGCTGTAAAAAACAATGCCCCAACAGCCTCCGTAGAAGAAAAGCTGTAA
- a CDS encoding multidrug effflux MFS transporter: MQTLESSSRGKSLLIFILGALTALGPFSIDMYLPGFDAIAKDLGVTTAEVGLSLSSYFIGISAGQLLYGPLLDRFGRKRPLYIGLCLYILASGGCAMVHSLQGLVILRFFQAIGSCAATVAAIAMVRDLFPVQDNARVFALLMLVVGASPMIAPTVGGYVTLALGWHAVFVILGGLGLLILLASKFSLPESYEPDVNMSLKPGPIISNFVAVVKEPQFYTYTLTGSFAFAGLFAYVSGSPMVFMEIFHLDKTVYGWIFAGLSVGLIGSSQVNSWVLRRYRSDQVVRVAVIAQALTGILFVVGEYQGWYQLPAVIVILFVFLSCVGFANPNTSALSIAPFKKHAGSAAALMGATQMGVGALASVGVSLFDSHTALPMAMIMAGTAVMSVVLLAVGRRRIKHPIVLHDGDDAIVLH; this comes from the coding sequence ATGCAAACATTGGAATCCTCGTCGCGCGGGAAATCCCTTCTTATTTTTATTTTAGGTGCACTGACAGCATTAGGTCCTTTTTCTATTGACATGTATCTACCCGGTTTTGATGCTATTGCAAAAGACCTGGGAGTAACTACGGCAGAAGTCGGCCTTTCTTTATCCAGTTATTTCATTGGTATTTCTGCAGGGCAATTATTATATGGCCCTCTTTTAGATCGTTTCGGTCGTAAGAGGCCTTTGTATATAGGTTTGTGTTTGTATATACTGGCATCGGGAGGTTGTGCGATGGTGCATAGTTTGCAGGGATTGGTGATCTTACGTTTCTTCCAGGCGATAGGGAGTTGTGCGGCTACGGTAGCCGCGATTGCGATGGTAAGGGATTTATTCCCCGTGCAGGATAATGCCCGTGTATTTGCTTTGCTGATGCTGGTAGTTGGGGCTTCTCCTATGATTGCACCTACAGTGGGTGGATATGTAACGCTGGCATTGGGATGGCATGCAGTGTTCGTTATATTAGGCGGATTAGGCCTGTTGATATTATTGGCGAGTAAGTTTTCATTGCCGGAGAGTTATGAGCCGGATGTGAATATGTCATTAAAGCCGGGGCCGATCATTAGCAATTTTGTGGCGGTAGTAAAGGAGCCGCAGTTTTATACTTATACATTGACGGGGTCATTTGCATTTGCGGGATTGTTCGCTTATGTATCGGGATCGCCGATGGTGTTTATGGAGATCTTTCACCTGGATAAGACGGTGTATGGGTGGATCTTTGCGGGTTTGTCGGTGGGATTGATCGGGTCTAGCCAGGTGAATAGCTGGGTATTGCGTCGTTACAGGAGTGACCAGGTGGTGCGGGTGGCGGTGATCGCGCAGGCATTGACGGGGATATTGTTTGTGGTGGGGGAATACCAGGGATGGTATCAATTGCCGGCGGTGATTGTGATATTGTTTGTGTTTTTGAGTTGTGTGGGTTTTGCGAATCCGAATACATCGGCGTTATCGATAGCGCCATTTAAGAAGCATGCGGGTAGTGCGGCGGCATTGATGGGAGCAACGCAGATGGGTGTTGGGGCTTTGGCGTCAGTGGGTGTGAGTTTATTTGATAGTCATACGGCATTGCCGATGGCGATGATAATGGCAGGAACGGCGGTGATGTCGGTGGTGTTGTTAGCGGTGGGTAGAAGGAGGATCAAGCATCCGATCGTACTGCATGATGGGGATGATGCGATTGTGTTGCATTAA
- a CDS encoding YncE family protein, with translation MKLSQRYAFATSAVILLIAALAVSCRKHKMDNMGMAERNITYPPAYVVNGECNTISVININTVTDSIELMSSGNAMPMCPHHIYHYSGTHLLSIGLPGVDLSARHSGNLGAMKGKVLVVDGRKGNIIKGMEVPAINHNADFSPNGKGICTSQQWMHGSVFNTGAGAHAVVFSSDGSVAYVTNQLAAGVSIINTTDHTKSKI, from the coding sequence ATGAAATTGAGCCAACGTTATGCGTTTGCTACGTCTGCCGTTATACTACTTATAGCCGCATTGGCTGTTTCATGCAGAAAACACAAAATGGATAATATGGGTATGGCTGAAAGGAATATAACCTACCCCCCTGCATATGTAGTGAATGGTGAGTGCAATACTATATCTGTTATAAATATCAATACGGTAACCGACTCTATTGAGCTGATGAGCTCCGGTAATGCTATGCCAATGTGTCCACATCACATTTATCATTATTCAGGAACACACCTGCTATCTATCGGCTTGCCAGGCGTAGATCTCAGCGCTCGCCACTCCGGGAACTTGGGTGCGATGAAAGGGAAAGTACTGGTAGTTGATGGCCGGAAAGGCAATATCATCAAAGGCATGGAGGTACCTGCCATAAATCATAACGCTGATTTTTCTCCAAACGGTAAGGGGATATGCACTTCTCAACAGTGGATGCATGGTAGTGTTTTCAACACAGGCGCGGGTGCCCATGCGGTTGTTTTCTCCAGCGATGGTAGTGTCGCTTATGTTACCAACCAGTTAGCAGCAGGTGTATCTATTATAAATACAACAGATCACACAAAATCAAAGATATAA
- a CDS encoding tyrosine-type recombinase/integrase has protein sequence MGNGIKRNSGIVCAKYPARHTFATTVCLKNGVPLETLQKLLGHADIRSAKVYIEVDEEKLEEDTSGVLEKLEKRKLYMSVKETIEEMAKVIVPI, from the coding sequence TTGGGAAATGGAATTAAGCGAAACAGTGGCATAGTATGTGCGAAATATCCAGCCAGACACACCTTCGCTACTACTGTTTGTTTAAAGAATGGTGTTCCTCTCGAAACACTTCAAAAGCTATTAGGGCATGCGGACATAAGATCAGCGAAGGTTTATATTGAAGTTGATGAAGAAAAACTGGAGGAAGATACTTCGGGGGTTTTAGAAAAGTTGGAAAAAAGGAAGCTTTATATGAGTGTTAAAGAAACGATTGAAGAAATGGCGAAAGTAATAGTACCAATATAA
- a CDS encoding efflux RND transporter permease subunit → MVHRIIEWSLRNRFIVLVMAAALFALGVYAVKKNPIDAIPDLSENQVIVFTEWMGRGPQLIEDQVTYPLVTNLQGLPRIKYVRGTSMFGMSFIYVIFNDNVDIYWARERVLERLSTISRTLPTGVTPQLGPDGTGVGHILWYTLDAPGMDLGEQRALQDWYVKFALQNVDGVSEIASFGGFQKQYQITVDPNKLLYYRLSIAEVITAIRTNNNESGGRKFELSDIGYIIKTSGYLKSVSEIENITIKTQNSIPIRVADVAAVQMTGETRLGIFDQNGQGERVGGIVVMRYGENADAVIDKVKAKMKEVAKGFPDGVKFDIVYDRGELIKESVDSIKHTLIEEMMVVSVVVIIFLFHWRSALSIIIQIPITLAGSFILLNAFGISSNIMSLTGIALAIGVIVDNGIIMSENAYKHLAERYAKWQDEQKNK, encoded by the coding sequence ATGGTACATCGTATTATTGAATGGTCATTACGAAACAGGTTCATCGTACTGGTAATGGCAGCAGCTTTGTTTGCCTTGGGGGTATATGCAGTAAAGAAGAATCCTATTGATGCTATACCGGATTTGTCCGAAAACCAGGTGATTGTATTTACAGAATGGATGGGCCGGGGACCACAGCTTATAGAGGATCAGGTTACCTATCCGCTGGTCACCAACCTTCAGGGCCTCCCGCGTATTAAATATGTGCGGGGTACCTCTATGTTTGGAATGAGCTTCATCTACGTAATCTTTAACGATAATGTAGATATTTATTGGGCTCGGGAAAGGGTCCTGGAAAGGCTCAGCACCATCTCCAGAACTCTGCCAACCGGAGTAACTCCGCAGCTGGGGCCCGATGGAACCGGCGTGGGACACATATTATGGTACACATTGGACGCTCCTGGTATGGATCTGGGAGAACAACGGGCCTTGCAGGACTGGTACGTCAAGTTTGCCTTGCAGAATGTGGATGGAGTAAGTGAGATCGCCTCTTTCGGTGGTTTTCAAAAACAGTATCAGATTACTGTTGATCCTAACAAGCTACTTTATTATCGCTTATCCATCGCAGAAGTGATTACCGCCATCCGTACCAATAACAATGAATCAGGTGGACGTAAGTTTGAGTTGAGTGACATCGGCTACATTATCAAAACTTCCGGTTATTTGAAATCGGTCTCAGAAATAGAAAATATTACCATCAAAACTCAGAATAGTATTCCAATACGAGTGGCAGATGTTGCAGCTGTTCAAATGACCGGCGAAACACGGCTTGGGATTTTTGACCAGAACGGACAAGGTGAGCGTGTTGGTGGTATTGTAGTGATGCGTTATGGCGAGAATGCGGATGCTGTAATTGATAAGGTGAAAGCCAAGATGAAGGAGGTCGCCAAAGGCTTTCCTGACGGTGTAAAGTTCGATATAGTCTACGACAGAGGCGAGTTGATTAAGGAATCGGTTGATTCAATTAAACATACACTTATTGAGGAGATGATGGTGGTATCTGTTGTAGTGATCATTTTCCTGTTTCACTGGCGCAGTGCATTGAGCATCATTATACAGATCCCGATTACCCTGGCTGGGAGCTTCATTCTATTGAATGCATTCGGCATTTCCTCCAATATCATGTCGCTCACAGGTATCGCATTGGCAATCGGAGTGATCGTGGACAATGGGATTATTATGAGTGAAAACGCTTACAAGCACCTGGCAGAGCGCTATGCAAAATGGCAGGATGAACAAAAAAACAAGTAA
- a CDS encoding Dps family protein, with amino-acid sequence MKANIGISEKNTQAVALILNQLLADEQVLFAKTRNYHWNIESPSFMELHKLYERLYTELAETIDGIAERVRKIGHYAEGRLADYLKLTNLQEGEYTNDQLTQIKNLLDDHETIIRGVRANIEKVEDEYKDTGSADFLTGVLKEHEEWAWFLRSYLK; translated from the coding sequence ATGAAAGCTAATATTGGAATCAGCGAAAAAAACACACAGGCTGTTGCCCTTATTTTAAATCAATTACTGGCAGATGAACAGGTGTTATTTGCGAAGACCCGCAATTACCACTGGAATATAGAAAGTCCAAGTTTTATGGAGCTGCATAAGTTGTATGAAAGATTGTACACGGAGTTAGCAGAAACGATTGATGGAATAGCGGAGCGTGTGCGTAAGATCGGGCATTATGCGGAAGGCCGGCTGGCGGATTATTTGAAACTGACTAACCTGCAGGAAGGGGAGTATACGAATGATCAGCTGACGCAGATTAAGAATTTGCTGGATGACCATGAGACGATCATTCGTGGGGTGCGTGCGAATATTGAGAAGGTGGAGGATGAGTATAAGGATACGGGTTCAGCAGATTTCCTGACTGGTGTATTGAAGGAGCATGAGGAGTGGGCCTGGTTCCTGCGGTCTTACCTGAAATAA
- a CDS encoding NAD(P)-dependent oxidoreductase yields MKIGWAGLGNMGRPMVRNLVKAGFEVTVYNRTVAKADEFAKETGVKVAGTPAELVTGVDCVITMVSDDAALQEIWGQFLAAPIPAGLLAIDMSTVSPDTTKAMAARVGEKGIAYLDAPVSGSVKPAEDKQLVILVGGQQADFERAKPVFDSLGKSATLLGPSGAGNYAKLAINAFLGITVQGLAEAVIFARKHGIGPDQLLPLINESAVGSGITKVKTAGIVNGNYAAAFALKLLAKDIRLAREQGLDTPAGVTLSEVLNGAVKEGLGDEDMIAILKYLE; encoded by the coding sequence ATGAAAATAGGATGGGCAGGACTGGGCAACATGGGGAGACCTATGGTCAGGAACCTGGTAAAGGCAGGCTTTGAGGTGACGGTATATAACCGTACGGTAGCCAAAGCTGATGAATTTGCGAAGGAGACAGGGGTAAAGGTAGCTGGTACACCTGCGGAACTGGTGACGGGGGTGGATTGTGTCATTACGATGGTATCGGATGATGCGGCATTGCAGGAGATCTGGGGGCAGTTTTTGGCGGCACCGATACCTGCGGGTTTGCTGGCGATTGATATGAGTACGGTATCGCCGGATACGACGAAGGCGATGGCGGCACGTGTGGGGGAAAAGGGGATTGCTTACCTGGATGCGCCGGTATCGGGTAGTGTGAAACCTGCGGAGGATAAGCAGCTGGTGATATTAGTGGGTGGTCAGCAGGCGGATTTTGAGCGGGCGAAGCCGGTGTTTGATAGTTTGGGTAAATCGGCGACCTTGTTGGGGCCCAGTGGAGCTGGGAATTATGCGAAGCTGGCGATCAATGCGTTTTTGGGGATAACGGTGCAGGGGCTGGCTGAGGCGGTGATATTTGCCCGGAAGCATGGGATTGGGCCGGATCAGTTGTTGCCGTTGATCAATGAAAGTGCGGTGGGGAGTGGGATAACGAAGGTGAAGACGGCGGGGATTGTGAATGGGAATTATGCGGCAGCGTTTGCGTTGAAGTTATTGGCGAAGGATATCAGGTTGGCAAGGGAGCAGGGATTGGATACGCCGGCGGGGGTGACGCTGAGTGAGGTGCTGAATGGGGCGGTGAAGGAAGGATTGGGGGATGAGGATATGATTGCGATATTGAAGTATTTGGAATAG